The following is a genomic window from Adhaeribacter radiodurans.
GTTGGTATTATAAAATCCGCCGTAAGGCAATACTACTACAGGTTCTGCCTCCGGATTATCCGGGTCACGGTACAAAAATTTATTCCGTTCCCGAATAGTAGCATCACCAGCGGCGCGGTAAGCATTAGCCATATTCGAATTTTCCCGCACTTTGTGCTCCTGGCCGGTTCTGGCGTACCGCAGGGCTCCTAAAAAGCTATATTTTAAATTAGGCAGAATCTTGTAAGTAAATTCGCCTTGCAGCTTTAAGTCCAGTAAAGAAATATCAAGGGTATTATTTTCGAGTTCGTCGAGAATATTAAAGGGAGCATAGTTGCGGCGGAAATATTCGCGGTTACCGTTTTGGTCGTAAGCCCGCAGGGTTCGGCTGGTGTTTAAAGCATAGCTGTAAGGGTTGATATCAAAATCGCGGTCGTACTGCCCGCTTACGGCATTACTTACCCGGCCAATAGTACCCGGTGCCTGTTGGTCGCGGATGGAGCCTTGCGAAATCAAACCAAACGAAATTTTATCCGACACATTGAAGTTAGCCCGTACGTTGCCGGTAAAGCGCTTTACCTGGTCGGCCACGGTCCAACCGTTATCCTGTAAATAACTAGTAGAAATATAAAATTGTGATTTTTCGGTTCCCGATGATACGCTTAAGGAATGCTCCTGCATGAACGAATTGCGGAATAATGTATCAAACCAATCGGTATTCGCGCGGGCATAGGGCTCTAAGAAAGCAGCTCTCGCCTCCGGCGTATTTTGTAAGCCAAACTGGCCAGTAGCAGGGTCGAAACGATTAATCTCGTCGTACATTTTAGTAAATACGCCCCCATCTTGCCGCCGCGAAGCATCTGAATGGTTCAGCCAGCCTTTACGTTGCAGCTCACTGTACACCGACATTTGGTCGGCGGAGTTCATGATGTTGAAATTACTGTAGGTAGGCTTTAAGTAAGTAGTAAAATTGCCCGTATAGGAAACAATAGGTTTACCTACTTTTCCTTTTTTTGTAGTTATTACAATTACGCCGTTCATGGCGCGGGCTCCGTACAAGGCCGTAGCCGAGGCATCTTTTAGAATCTGAAAGCTTTCAATGTCGTTCGGGTTTAAACCAGCCACCGAAGAACCCACTAAAGTAGAAGGGTCGCCGGTAGATAATTGTTCATTCGATACGTTTACAATATCTTCTAAGGGAATGCCGTCTACTACCCACAACGGTTTGTTTTCGCCGGTAATGGAAGTAGCGCCCCGTACCCGTATTTTAGGCGCCGCACCAAAGGTTCCCGATACGTTCTGTACCGATACACCGGCAACCCGCCCTTCCAGCATGCGGCTTACATCATTTACTCCTTCCCGCTTCGAATCATCGGCTTTCAGGAGAGCGGCCGAACCAGTAAATAGCTTTCGATCAATAGTTTGGTAACCAGTAACCACCACTTCATTTAAAGCACTAATATCTTCAGACAAAGTAACATTAAAAGAAGTACGGCCCGCTACCGGAATTTCCTGACTTTTATAACCAATCATTGAAAATACCAGTACCGCAGCATTGTCTTTCACGGTTAATTTAAAATTACCGTTGGCATCGGTGGTAGTACCGTTATTAGTTCCCTTTTCCACTACCGTTACCCCAGCACCATTTTCGGTACCACCAGCGCCTTGTACTTTTACAGTACCGCCTACGGGAACATCCCAAACCGTAACGATGTGCTCACGGGCTACTGTTGGAACAGACAACGAGGAAAAGCTTAGGGAACCTAGTAAAAATATAATTTTTAATCGTCGTACTTTATTTGGGTAATTATTTTGATGCATATAAATCCTGATTTTATACGAAAGGGTAATTTATATTTTACCCTATTAGCAGATTTCCTTTACAGAAGATAATTTACAGAAATAATGTGAATTAATCTCATATAGGAAACTAATAATTTATACTGCCTGAATCAGCAGAATAAACAGGAGCAAAACAGTGCAAAAAGAAATAAGTTTTAAAGTTTGGATTGATTTAGAAGAATACCCAAATAGTACGAAAACAAGCTAAGTTATATTGCAGAAAATTAAAGCAAAATTTAATTTTTTTACTAAATACATTTTTTATTCAACCGAAAAACTCGGGCTAATTTACCCGATTGAAAATACACGTGTAGTTCCGCGAACAGAATTTGTTCCTATTCATTGGATGTAAAAAAAAGCTGCTAATTTAAAAATTTAGACGGTAGAAAAGCTAAATGGAAGAGTAACTCAGCGGAAAGAAATCAAGAATCACTTTAATGAGCTTGAGAAGCGAATCTCTATTAATGAAAGGCAAAGAAAAAAAATTAAGTTATAAACAAAAAGGCAGTTATATAACTGCCTTTTTTATGCAGGTGAGTTAACTTATAAGTAAAAGTAACCTTCTCCTACTAAAACACTTTTACCCCCAACTTTAACTCCGGTAATGGTATCGTTCTCGTGCCCAATGGTAATATACAATAAACTGGGGCGACCCATTTCAAAGCCTTGTTCACAGATAATTTTAACTTCGGTTGTGTCCGTTTCTGTTGGTACCAAGCCGTGATGCACCAAGTAACAACCCAAAGGACCGCAAGCACTACCTGTAGCAGGATCTTCCGGAATGCCAAAAGCAGGAGCGAACATGCGACCGTGTACAGTATGTGCCGCTTGCTCTGTTTCTAGGGAGAACAGAAAAATGCTGTCGGTATTTATATAACGTAGCTGATTTTCGAGTACTTCGGTACGCAAACGCGCTTTTTTAACCGCCGCCATACTTTTTAATGGAACATACAAGTAAGGTACACCGCACGAAACTACTTGTGCCGGTTGTTCCGTTACAATATCTGCTACATCAACTGAAAGTAAATCTGCTAAAACCTGCGCATTTGTTACGGTTTGCCCAAACTCCGGTAAGGGTTGCGACATGGTAATTAATCCCAAATCCTGACCATTCTGCTCAAATACTATTGGTATATCTCCTACTCCTTCTTCAAAAATTAACCGGTTCCGACCTTCCGCCGATAATAATTTTTGTTGTAATAACACGTATGCAGTGCCAATAGTTGGGTGGCCTGCCATTGGCAATTCCTTGCCCGGCGTGAAAATTCGCAATTTTATATCATTCTGCGGATTTTCTGGGGGCAGTACAAAGGTTGTTTCAGAAAGGTTTAATTCTTTCGCGATGCGTTGCATTAAATGTTCGGGCACTTCCTGACCATCCGGAAAAACCGCTAGTTGGTTACCTCCGAATACCTCATCCGTGAAAACGTCCGCTAAATAATACAATACTTTTTTCATGCTTTAGTAGCTACCAGAGCTTGATCAATATCCGCAATTAAATCGTTCACGTTTTCTAATCCAACGGATATCCGGATAAGACCATCAGAAATACCTACTGCCGTCCGTTCAGATTCGGTCAGTTTAGAATGGGTAGTAGAAGCCGGATGCGTAACAGTAGTACGCGTATCGCCCAGGTTAGCTGTTTTAGAAGCGATTTGTAAAGCATCCATAAATTGGTGCGCGCGCGCATAACCACCTTTTACCACGAAGGTAACAATGCCACCGCCTTGTTTCATTTGTTTTTTAGCCAACTCGTATTGCGGGTGCGAGGGTAAAAACGGATACAAAACGCTCTCCAATTCAGGATGATTATCTAAGAACTCTGCTAAAGTTAAAGCACTCTGACAGTGCCGATCCATCCGGACAGGTAAAGTTTCAAGGCTTTTACTTAAAATCCAGGCATTAAACGGCGATAAAGCCGGCCCTGTATGGCGCGCAAAAAAACGAATTTCGTCGATTAAATCTTGCCGTCCTACAATTATACCACCTAATACCCGGCCTTGGCCATCAATAAATTTAGTAGCCGAATGAATAACCAAATCTGCGCCGTAAGATATTGGGGTTTGCAGGTAAGGTGTGGCAAAACAGTTATCAACACTTAAAATTAAATTGTGTTTCTTTTTTAAGTTGCCCAGCCATTCTAAATCTATCAACTCCAACTGCGGATTTGAAGGAGTTTCGATAAAAATTAATTTAGTATTTGGCTGAATTAGCGCTTCCCATTCTTCCGGACGAGCTGCATCGGCATAGGTATGCGTAATACCCCACTTAGACAGAACTTTGGTAAGCAATTGGTGCGACGACCCAAACACCGAACGTGAAGCCAGAATATGATCGCCGGATTGCAAGATGGCTCCAAAACCAGAAAAAACTGCCGCCATACCTGTAGCAAAGGCAAAGCCATCTTCGGCACCTTCTAACAAACACATCTTATCAATGAACTCAGATGTATTCGGATTGGAAAAGCGGGAATAGATATTCCCTTCCAGTTCATCGGCAAATAAGGCACGTCCCTGCTCGGCCGTTTCGAAAGTGAAACTGGAGGTAAGGTAAAGCGGCGTTGAATGCTCCCGAAATTCGCTACGATTCGGATGAGTACGTATTACTTTGGTTTCGTTATTTTCCACAATTTGTAATTACTAGTTGCAAGTTACAGGCTAAAGAATAAAAGCTAGCTTACTCTTACTGGCTTAATCAGTTGTAAACTAAATTTTACTTTTTCCTATCTAAAATTAAAAAAGCATTGTGATGATATTTCGCAAACTTACGAGGATCACAATTAATCCTACTAAGATCATCATGGTTTTTATCGGAAGTTTACGGGCTAGGATTGCTGCAATGGGGGCTGCCACCACGCCACCGAGTACTAATCCGGCTATTACCTGCCAATGGTTAAAGCCAATAAGGGCAAAGAAAGTAATGGAGCTTGCCAGTGAAACAAAAAATTCTGCCAGGTTTACGGAGCCAATAGTGTACAAAGGACTACGGCCACTGGCAATTAACGAAGACGACACAATTGGTCCCCAGCCCCCGCCACCTACCGAATCCAGGAAGCCACCTGCCGTAGCGAGTATGCCTAATTTCCGGATAGGTTTACGCTTAGTAGTTTTCTTTAAAGCTTTCTTAATGATAACACCCCCTAAAAACAAAGTGTATAATGCTACCAATGGTTTAATGATATACACGTAATTTTCGGCGGAAGAAAGTACGTAAGCTCCTAAGATAGCGCCTATTACGCCGGGTAATAACAAATTCTTAAATAATTTACTATTTACATTCCGGAAACGCAGGTGCATTAATCCGGATACGCCGCTGGTAAATATTTCGGAAGCATGCACGCTGGCGCTGGCAAAGGCTGGTGGAACGCCCACCGTAAGCAAAAAAGTAGTGGCACTTACGCCGTAAGCCATACCCAAGGCGCCGTCAATCATTTGAGCAACGAAACCAGCCAACATAAACCAAAGTATTTTAGAATCAATGTTTTGAGCGGCCTGGCGGGCATAAACGCCAAGAGTATCCATGGGTAAAAGGCTAAAAAGCAAATGCCCGGAAATCATTAATCCTAAACAGGCAAAGGCAACTATAAACTGATACCTCCGGGAATGTTTAATATGCGGTATTAAAGGAATGGGAGCAGGTTTAGGTGGTTCAGCTGCAATCACTTCAGTTGAAGTTCCCGGTTTTTCTACCAAAACCGAAGTTATGGTATTTAGTTGTTTTACTTTTTCCGCGAAATCGCCTTTTAAACTATTCCGGATTTGCTGCAAGTTGTCTAGCACAGCTTCTAATTCGTCCGGGAAAGTTTCGTTTAATACTTCTTTTACTCGTTTAGCTACCGTTGGGGATTTACCATTAGTAGAAATAGCAATTTTTAGATTGCCTTTCTGCACGATAGAACTCAGGTAAAAATCGCATTCATCTGGCGTATCGGCTACGTTGGCCAGTAATTTCTGATCTTTTGCTTCTTGTTTAATCTGCCTATTTAGGGCTTTATCATTGGTGGCTACAATTACTAAATCTTTTTCTTCTAGATCGGTAATAGTATAAGGCCTTTCCAGTAAGGTTACGTGGGGATGCTGTTCGGCCAGTTCTTTTATTTGCGGTAAAATTTGCGTTGCAACCAGCGTAACCCTAGCTTCCGGACTGTTACGAAGCACTGCTGATATTTTTTCTTCTCCCACTAGCCCCCCGCCCACAATTAAGGTATGCAGTTCGTGTAGTTTCAGGAAAACCGGAAAAAGATAATTTTCCTGGTCGGTAGCAGTTAAGGAATTAGGTTCAGTTAACACAAATTTTAAATCACAGATTAAACGGATTACACAGATTTAGCAGATTTATTTCTGATATACAGATTGACGCGGATTCCACGGGTTTACCTAAAAACTTGTAAAGTTTAAAGAGACTTTACTTATTTCAAAATAAACTACTATGATTAACATATTGAATCAGAATAATTAAGAGGATTAACTTAATTATTCTGATTCAATATGTTAATCATAGTAGTGGAATTCGCGTTAATCCGCGCTTCAAACATTCAGCAAATCGGCTAATACTTCCGGACGTTTTACTTCTTCGCCGCGATAAGTTTTAGCAGCGGTTAAGAAACTATCGGCTTCGGTTAAAAATTGCAGGGCAAATTCCTGACTTGGTTCGTTCTGGTTAATTTGCAGCACATGCGTTTTAAAATCCGGATCGAAGGTAAAAGTGCCATTGGCTACAAAATGCGTATCAAAATCGTTGATAATACCAATTTGCGTATTGCAGGCTATTCCTTTACTCAACAATAATGCTTTGGCGGTACCCACAAAAATGCTGTAGCTATGATAGATAGAATCCGCGTACATGCCGTTTTTTAAGGCTTCTACTGACCATTCCAGTTTTTCTTCTACCTCATACAACAAAGTAGCTACCAAATCAATCATTACCCCAGCGCATTCTCCTACTCCAATTGCAGTGGCGTATTCTTCTACGTGGCCCCAGTCTTTGTAATCGTCGGGAGCCATGGTACTTAAATCGGCAAGTGGTTTTAATAACTGATAAAAATAATTTTTACCCTGACGGTCGTAGTACGAGTTAAAATATTCGCCGTCGTAAGCGTTAGTTTCAAAATCGTTGAACAGGAAGCGCAAAATGTGTGGCCCCCGCTTAGTTGGCACTTTAATTACCCGGTCAGCTACACGGCCTTCGCCGTTACCCAGCGTACCGCCACCCAGCATTACCTGTAAAGCAGGAACAACGGCATTGCCGTGTTTAATAGAGCTGCCGTGGAAACCAATATTTGCTAAACCGTGCTGCCCGCAAGAGTTCATGCAACCACTAATTTTTATTTTAATGTCGTGGTTATATACTAAATCTGGAAACTCTTCGGCAATCATATTTTCCAGCACTTCGGCAATACCCATGCTGTTGGTAATTCCTAAATTACAAGTATCGGTACCGGGGCAGGTAGTAATATCGGCGGTACTGTCAAAACCTGGTTTAGCTAACCCTAATTTATTTAATTCCTGAAAAAAGTAAGGTAAAGCTTCGAGCCGGATATATTTAAACAGTAAGCCTTGGTTAGCCGTTACCCGAATATCATTGGCGGCAAAATCTTTTACTAAATCGGCTATTTTACGGGCAACATCGGTTTTGATATCGCCCATTAGCACCCGTGTTCTTACCGAATAAAAACCTTTTTGCTTTTGCTCCACTACGTTGGTTTTCAACCAGGCCTCGTAATGATTTTGATTTAAAATTTCTACGGCCGGTATTTCCCGTTCAGGAGCTGGCTCGGGTTGTGGAATAGCGTTGCGATCGATAACGTACGATTTACTTTTATTAGCCGTACGTTCCTGTGCTACTAAATCTATAAAAGCTTCAAAGCCAATTTTAGCAATCAGGTATTTCAAACGGGCTTTATTGCGGCTGGTACGTTCCCCGTGGCGGTCAAATACCCGAATAACCGCTTCGATTAACGGAATAACCTGGTCTTCGGGTAAAAATTCATAACCGAGTTTGGCCAACATAGGCTGTGCTCCTAAACCTCCGCCTAACACTACCCGGAAACCGCGTACTTCTTCGCCATTCTCCATTTTAACTTTAGGCACAAATCCTACATCGTGCATATAGGCCATGGCCGTATCTGCTTCTGAAGCGGAAAAACTAATTTTAAACTTCCGGCCCATATCCTGGCAAATAGGATTGCGCACAAAATACCGGAACGTTTCGTAGGCATAAGGCGATACATCAAATGGCTCGTTCGGGTCGATACCGGCGTCGGGGGAAGCGGTTACGTTACGTACAGTATTACCGCAAGCTTCGCGTAAAGTAATATCATCTTCGGCTAACTTAGACCATAGTTCCGGAGTGCGGTCGAGGCTCACAAAGTGAATCTGAATATCCTGCCGGGTAGTTAAATGCAAGTTTTTGCTAGCGTACTCATCGGATACATCGGCAATTTTGAGTAATTGCTTTACAGTAAAACGGCCAAAAGGCAATTTAATGCGCACCATTTGCACCCCAGGTTGGCGCTGGCCGTAAATACCCCGGGTTAAACGTAAACTCCGGAATTTTTCGTCTGGTAGCTGACCGCCCCGGAATTGGCGTATTTTCTTGTCGAGATCAATTATTTCTTTTGAAACCAATGGATTCTCGAATTCTGTCCGAAAACTTAACATACTATATTTCTTTATTTTCTTTTATCCAACTTAATACTAAAAAGGCCTTTTCTTACTTAAAGAAAGGCCCAACACACAACTATTTACTTTATAAAAGGCAATAGCTTATAATGGCCCATCATTCGCAGCACAACAACACATACAACAACAGGAAGCAAGAGTATATACCATATTATCTATATCGTTTTAATAGAATTAGCCCGGAATTAAAAAGGCCTTTCCTGGTTTGCAGAAAAGGCCTTAATTAAAAATATATTTTACAATCAAGCCTTCCCTGCCAAAGCCATACAACAGAAACCACAGCATGCCATGGAATTGCAGAAAATAGCAGAAAAAGCGTTTTGTGTATTCATTATTTTATTTAATGCCGTAAATATAAAGGTATGTTACGAACTTCCAGCAGCTTAGATTTATTTTTTTTAAGAAAGCTCCAAAACAATTGCGGCTTATGCAAGCAAATAACATTTTTATTAGGTAATTGTTCCGTAAAACTTTTAAAATTATAGATTCATAACCTTTACCAGTACCAAACCCCAAAGAATTTTACATTTTAAAAATTACCTTGATATTATTAACTTTTTTGTTTCAATTAATTTATTGGCATACCATAACCGACAATAGTACATTCCATTAGCAAGGTTCGGGAGCTTTAAAAGTACAAAGTTATCTGTAGCAGCTTGGGTTAAGACTACTTGTCCCACACTATTTACTATTTGAACTTGCTGTAATTCTTTATTCGCGGGAGCTACTATTGAAACTTGCTCTTGAGCCGGATTAGGAAAAATAACCGGTTCTGTTCCAGTTACGCGGATGTATTGCGTTTTAGTAACCGCATCGGATATAGAACTAAAACTGGCCGTAAACGAAACGGCGTAAATACCTGGCTGATCGTACCGAACCATTGGGTTCTGTTCTGTAGAAGTAGCGATGTTACCCCCTTCAAACGCCCAGGCCCATCCGTTGGCTCGTACTCCAATACTAGCATCCTGAAACTGCACCGTTGTTCCAGCTACAATAATAGTATCAGATACTTCGAAATCGGCGGTGAGCGGACTGGTACACACCACTGCCGTAGTTAATATATTCTGACGGACAGTACTTAAGATGCTTTGCATGTATTCGGCCTGATCCTGCGTAAACAAATTCATACAGGCATCATCGGTATAATCGAGAAAGTTCTGGTACATATTGCCGCCTGCCGAGCCATTGCTACAGGATTCTACTTTGCCCGTTGGGCAACCAGTAGAAGGCTTATCCTGATTAGGGGTATCATTAATATCATCGGAGTCGTTACAACTACCTGTATCGTTAGTGCCCCAGATATGTTGTAATCCCAACCAATGAGCAATTTCATGCGTACCCGTACGGCCTAAATTAAATCTGGAGGCAAACGGATTAGCGGGTGCCCGGCCAATAGTGGTATAATCCAACACTACTCCATCTGTTTCGGCAAGACTACCTGGATATTGCGCGTAACCAAGAGTTTTACTTTGAAGGTTACATACCCAAATATTTAAATACCGTTCACTATCCCAAGCATTCTGACCGCCATAAACTGAAAATTTAACGGCATCGTCCTGATCAAATTCAGTAGTGGAGGTAAACTTGCGTGTAACACCCGTAGTAGGATTACCTTTGGGGTCACGGGTAGCTAAACAAAATTGAATGCGGGAGTCGGCAGCCACGCCTTTAAACTGCGGCAATGTTTGGGAAGAATCCGCATTAAGGCGACGATAATCTTCGTTTAAAATTTCTAATTGCGAGAGTATCTGCTCGGTAGATATGTTTTCCTGACTAGTGTGATACACCACATGAAATACCACCGGCACTACGGTTACTGGTTGTTGCAACCGCGCCAACTTTTTCTGCTGCCGATACTTTTGAGCCCGTTTCTTTGCTTTTTGCATTTGATTAAGTAAATCCGGGTGAAGTTGCTGCAAGCGTTGTGTTACTTCGTTGGTGGCGCAGCGAGGTTTTGGATTTGGTTGTTGCGCCATAACAGTACCCGCTAGTAAAAGTAGCCAGATAATACAAACAGAATTAGTTAAACGCAAGGAGATAATTTTCAAAACTGGTAGAAGTTTAAGCATACATATGGTAATTCGTTAAAATCATATGCCTGGTTATTAAAACGATAAACTATTTACTTTTCGTTTAATAATTACAAGAACCATTTACTTCATTATTAATGTAAAAGGTATAATCATACAAAAGCCCGGCATAAAGCCAGGCTTTCGTGTAATTTAATTTCTTAAAAACTAGGTTCTGATTTTGTGACCAGCAACGGCATAATACCATATAAACAGGTAACATGGTACCATAATCCAGTAAGCCTGCTGTAAGTTAATAACATCGCCTAATTTACCGTAAAGTAAAGGAATAATGGCTCCCCCAGAAATTGCCATAATAATATAAGAAGAACCTATTTTAGTAAAACGGCCTAAATCTGCCAGGGCCAGAGGCCAAAGCGCCGGCCACATAAGCGAGTTGGCTAAGCCTAATAGCGAAATAAATAATACGGATACATACCCATCTGTAAATATGGCGGCTAAAGATAATATCACCCCAATAATAGCACATACTTTAAGGGCTTTGTCTTGCGTAAAGTACTTCGGAATACAAATAATTCCCACAATGTAGCCTACAATCATAGCAATAAGCGTATACGTGGTAAAAAACTTAGCCACCGTAAGTGGAATCTGATGATAATTATTCGCGTAGCTGATAACAGTATCACCGGCCATTACTTCTACCCCCACGTATAAGAAAAAGGTGAGCACGCCTATTACTAAATGTGGGAATTGGAATACACTGGTTTTACGTACATTAGCCGCTGCTACTGTTTCATCTTCCTTGTCGGTATCAATTTCGGGTAAGCCGGAGAAATAAATCATTATAGCTAAAACAACCAGCACCGCTACCATAATTAAATAAGGCGTAATAACCCGAGCCGCCAGTTCATTTAATTCGGCGGCTTTTTGTACGGCATCCATGCTGCTGATACGGGCATTAAGCGCATCGGCATCTTGTAATACAATGGCCCCTAAAATAATAGGAGCTAAAGCCCCCGCTACTTTATTACAAATACCCATAATACTAATGCGTTTGGCGGCACTTTCTAATGGCCCCAAAATAGTAATGTACGGGTTAGAGGCTGTTTGCAGAATGGCTAACCCGGTACCCTGAATAAATAATCCCAGTAAAAACAAGGCATACTGCCGGGTAAGAGCCGCTGGAATAAATATTACGGCGCCTACGGCCATTATTAATAACCCAACCGACATCCCTTTCTTAAAACCAGTAACCTTAAGCACCCACGCCGATGGAATAGCCATGACCAGGTAAGAAATATAAAAAGCAAAGGCTACTAAATACGATTCAAAATTATTAAGCTCACAAGCAATTTTTAGATAAGGAATTAATACCGAATTTAACCAGGTTACAAACCCGAAAATAAAAAACAGCGCCCCTATTATTACAATGGAGCGCATATAATGTGCATTTGTGGCGGCCGGACTTGGAACAGGCTTTTGAGATACCGAACTGTTGGTCATGGTTGTTAAAAAGATGATTTCGTTTTGTACACAAACGTGCTAGCCGAAAGTAATAAATTATTTTGAAATTATAACAAGTAAGATTATTTGAGTTGGGACAACTTGGGTTAGAAAATAAATAGTAATTGAAAAAAGTAAAATTTATGTTTAACCTGATGCGGCGGCTGATTAAATCTGCTTAAAAACTATTAAGAAAGTAAGCCACAGTTAAAGTAAAACAAAGCATTTACTAAAATATGCCGCAGGCGTATTATCGGATAGTAGCCTGTACCTGGTAGCGCAGAGGATCAAAGAAAATAGTTTTTTGAGTGCCACTGATCTGGTAAGTTGCAATCTGGTTTTTACCGTTTACGGGAGCGCAAGTAAGGGAAAAATCTTTTGCCGATGATACCAGATAATTATCTTCCCGGTATTTACCGGAAATTTGGATTACCCGCTGCTCAGGCGAAAGACTAACTTCCAGGTATTCCACGGTAGCATCGCGGTAACCGGCGCGTTTGCGGTAAGTAGTTTTACTCTGACCATCGGAAGTGGTTAATTTTGATATGTCGTAGGCAGCCCGAAGAGCCGGTTTGTTTATATCTGCCTGACTAAAAGTTTCTAATTCCCGCGCCCAATTTACCTGAGGTAATAAGGTAGTTTCCGGAGAGCCTGGTTGCGTACTTACTTTTTTTTCTACTTGCGCACGGGTTGTTTCTAATTGCTTTACCTGACCGGCAATAAATTCATTCAAATTAAAATACGGTGCAGCCACCGTTGTAGAACGTGCCGGTGCAGCAGACTGGTTGTTACAACTAATCAACCAGCCTGCTCCTATCAGCAAACTATATTTCAGATAACGAATCAAGACAAATAAAATAATTAAACGTGCTGTAATAACGAATTTCCGGTCATATCTGGTGGTTGCGGTATGCCCATCAATTCCAGAATAGTAGGAGCTAAATCGCCTAACTTGCCATTCTGTAAAGTTCCCTGATAATCATTAGAAGCCAAAATAAACGGCACCAGGTTAGTAGTATGAGCAGTATTAGGAGTTCCATCCGGATTAATCATCATTTCGGCATTGCCATGATCGGCAATAACTATACAGGCATAATCGCTGGCTAAAGCAGTGGTTACTACTGCCTCGGCACACTGGTCTACGGTTTCTACGGCTTTTACGGCTGCTTCAAACACCCCGGTATGGCCTACCATATCCGGATTCGCAAAATTAAGACAGATAAAATCAGCGGTTTTGTCACGCAGTTCC
Proteins encoded in this region:
- a CDS encoding M43 family zinc metalloprotease — translated: MKIISLRLTNSVCIIWLLLLAGTVMAQQPNPKPRCATNEVTQRLQQLHPDLLNQMQKAKKRAQKYRQQKKLARLQQPVTVVPVVFHVVYHTSQENISTEQILSQLEILNEDYRRLNADSSQTLPQFKGVAADSRIQFCLATRDPKGNPTTGVTRKFTSTTEFDQDDAVKFSVYGGQNAWDSERYLNIWVCNLQSKTLGYAQYPGSLAETDGVVLDYTTIGRAPANPFASRFNLGRTGTHEIAHWLGLQHIWGTNDTGSCNDSDDINDTPNQDKPSTGCPTGKVESCSNGSAGGNMYQNFLDYTDDACMNLFTQDQAEYMQSILSTVRQNILTTAVVCTSPLTADFEVSDTIIVAGTTVQFQDASIGVRANGWAWAFEGGNIATSTEQNPMVRYDQPGIYAVSFTASFSSISDAVTKTQYIRVTGTEPVIFPNPAQEQVSIVAPANKELQQVQIVNSVGQVVLTQAATDNFVLLKLPNLANGMYYCRLWYANKLIETKKLIISR
- a CDS encoding nitrite reductase, which produces MLSFRTEFENPLVSKEIIDLDKKIRQFRGGQLPDEKFRSLRLTRGIYGQRQPGVQMVRIKLPFGRFTVKQLLKIADVSDEYASKNLHLTTRQDIQIHFVSLDRTPELWSKLAEDDITLREACGNTVRNVTASPDAGIDPNEPFDVSPYAYETFRYFVRNPICQDMGRKFKISFSASEADTAMAYMHDVGFVPKVKMENGEEVRGFRVVLGGGLGAQPMLAKLGYEFLPEDQVIPLIEAVIRVFDRHGERTSRNKARLKYLIAKIGFEAFIDLVAQERTANKSKSYVIDRNAIPQPEPAPEREIPAVEILNQNHYEAWLKTNVVEQKQKGFYSVRTRVLMGDIKTDVARKIADLVKDFAANDIRVTANQGLLFKYIRLEALPYFFQELNKLGLAKPGFDSTADITTCPGTDTCNLGITNSMGIAEVLENMIAEEFPDLVYNHDIKIKISGCMNSCGQHGLANIGFHGSSIKHGNAVVPALQVMLGGGTLGNGEGRVADRVIKVPTKRGPHILRFLFNDFETNAYDGEYFNSYYDRQGKNYFYQLLKPLADLSTMAPDDYKDWGHVEEYATAIGVGECAGVMIDLVATLLYEVEEKLEWSVEALKNGMYADSIYHSYSIFVGTAKALLLSKGIACNTQIGIINDFDTHFVANGTFTFDPDFKTHVLQINQNEPSQEFALQFLTEADSFLTAAKTYRGEEVKRPEVLADLLNV
- a CDS encoding sugar MFS transporter, whose protein sequence is MTNSSVSQKPVPSPAATNAHYMRSIVIIGALFFIFGFVTWLNSVLIPYLKIACELNNFESYLVAFAFYISYLVMAIPSAWVLKVTGFKKGMSVGLLIMAVGAVIFIPAALTRQYALFLLGLFIQGTGLAILQTASNPYITILGPLESAAKRISIMGICNKVAGALAPIILGAIVLQDADALNARISSMDAVQKAAELNELAARVITPYLIMVAVLVVLAIMIYFSGLPEIDTDKEDETVAAANVRKTSVFQFPHLVIGVLTFFLYVGVEVMAGDTVISYANNYHQIPLTVAKFFTTYTLIAMIVGYIVGIICIPKYFTQDKALKVCAIIGVILSLAAIFTDGYVSVLFISLLGLANSLMWPALWPLALADLGRFTKIGSSYIIMAISGGAIIPLLYGKLGDVINLQQAYWIMVPCYLFIWYYAVAGHKIRT